From a region of the Paraburkholderia hospita genome:
- a CDS encoding Tex family protein, with protein sequence MTDTVAIKIVQRIATELTVQPRQVAAAVQLLDEGATVPFIARYRKEVTGNLDDTQLRTLEERLLYLRELEDRRASIIASIDEQGKLTDELRAAIEGADSKQVLEDLYLPYKPKRRTRAQIAREAGLQPLADALLANPLLDPQTEAAKYVDAKKGVADVKVALDGARDILSEQFGETAEVLGKLRDYLFNQGVLASAVVEGKEGEEGEKFRDYYDYSETIRTVPSHRALALFRGRNAGVLMIKLGLGEELDAQVPHPGEAMIARHFGIANQGRPADKWLSDVCRWCWRVKVQPHIENELLTNLREEAENEAIRVFARNLKDLLLAAPAGPKAVIGLDPGLRTGVKVAVVDRTGKVLATDQIYPHEPRRDWDGSIAKLARIAAQTQAELVSIGNGTASRETDKLASELMSRHPELKLQKIVVSEAGASVYSASELAAKEFPDMDVSLRGAVSIARRLQDPLAELVKIEPKAIGVGQYQHDVNQRDLARSLDAVVEDCVNAVGVDANTASVALLARVSGLNATLARNIVDYRDANGPFPTRDHLRKVPRLGDKTFEQAAGFLRINGGENPLDRSSVHPEAYPVVERMLAKISRNIGDVLGNRDALSRLSPAEFVDDRFGLPTVRDILSELEKPGRDPRPEFKTATFREGVEKISDLSPGMVLEGVVTNVAAFGAFIDIGVHQDGLVHVSAMSTKFIKDPHEVVRAGQIVKVKVLEVDVKRQRISLTMRMDDDVAAGAPQERSAGRSGSGSASGAGAGRSQQRARGPEPVNAMAAAFAKLKR encoded by the coding sequence ATGACGGACACCGTAGCAATCAAGATCGTACAGCGCATCGCCACCGAACTGACCGTCCAGCCGCGCCAGGTCGCGGCCGCGGTGCAACTACTCGATGAAGGAGCGACTGTTCCGTTTATCGCCCGGTACCGGAAGGAAGTCACCGGCAATCTCGACGACACGCAACTGCGCACGCTCGAAGAACGCCTGCTCTATCTGCGCGAGCTGGAAGACCGGCGCGCCTCGATCATCGCGAGCATCGACGAGCAAGGCAAACTCACGGACGAACTGCGCGCCGCGATCGAAGGCGCCGACAGCAAGCAGGTCCTCGAAGACCTCTATCTACCGTACAAGCCGAAGCGCCGAACGCGCGCGCAGATCGCCCGCGAAGCCGGCCTGCAGCCGCTCGCCGACGCGCTGCTCGCGAACCCGCTGCTCGATCCGCAGACGGAAGCCGCGAAATACGTCGATGCCAAGAAAGGCGTCGCGGACGTCAAGGTCGCGCTCGACGGCGCGCGCGACATTCTCTCCGAGCAGTTCGGCGAAACGGCCGAAGTGCTCGGCAAGCTGCGCGACTATCTGTTCAATCAGGGCGTGTTGGCGTCGGCAGTGGTCGAAGGCAAGGAAGGCGAAGAAGGCGAGAAATTCCGCGACTACTACGACTATTCGGAAACGATCCGCACCGTGCCGTCGCACCGCGCGCTCGCCCTCTTCCGCGGCCGCAATGCAGGCGTGCTGATGATCAAGCTGGGACTCGGCGAAGAACTCGACGCGCAGGTGCCGCATCCGGGCGAAGCGATGATCGCGCGCCACTTCGGCATCGCGAATCAGGGCCGGCCGGCGGACAAGTGGCTCTCCGATGTATGCCGCTGGTGCTGGCGCGTGAAGGTGCAGCCGCACATCGAAAACGAACTGCTGACGAATCTGCGCGAAGAAGCCGAAAACGAAGCGATCCGTGTGTTTGCGCGCAATCTGAAGGATCTGCTGCTGGCCGCGCCGGCGGGCCCGAAGGCTGTGATCGGCCTCGATCCGGGTCTGCGCACGGGCGTGAAGGTGGCTGTCGTCGACCGTACGGGCAAGGTGCTCGCCACGGATCAGATCTATCCTCACGAACCGCGCCGCGACTGGGACGGCTCGATCGCGAAGCTCGCACGCATCGCCGCGCAAACGCAGGCGGAACTGGTCAGTATCGGTAACGGCACGGCGTCGCGCGAAACGGACAAGCTCGCTAGTGAACTGATGTCGCGTCATCCGGAACTGAAGTTGCAGAAGATCGTCGTGTCGGAAGCGGGCGCTTCTGTGTACTCGGCATCGGAACTCGCGGCCAAGGAATTCCCGGATATGGACGTGTCGCTGCGCGGCGCGGTGTCGATCGCGCGCCGCCTGCAGGACCCGCTCGCCGAACTCGTGAAGATCGAGCCGAAGGCGATTGGGGTCGGGCAGTATCAGCATGACGTGAACCAGCGCGATCTCGCGCGTTCGCTCGATGCCGTTGTCGAAGACTGCGTGAATGCCGTCGGCGTGGATGCGAATACGGCTTCCGTTGCGTTGCTGGCGCGCGTGTCCGGCCTGAACGCGACGCTTGCGCGCAATATCGTTGATTATCGCGATGCGAACGGTCCGTTCCCGACGCGCGACCATCTGCGCAAGGTGCCGCGTCTTGGCGACAAGACGTTCGAGCAGGCTGCGGGCTTCTTGCGCATCAATGGCGGCGAGAATCCGCTCGACCGCTCGTCGGTGCACCCGGAAGCGTATCCCGTCGTTGAACGGATGCTTGCGAAGATCAGCAGGAACATTGGCGACGTGCTCGGTAATCGCGATGCGCTGTCGCGGCTGTCACCTGCCGAGTTCGTCGACGATCGTTTCGGTCTGCCGACTGTGCGGGATATTCTCTCTGAACTTGAGAAGCCTGGGCGTGATCCGCGTCCTGAGTTCAAGACTGCGACTTTCCGCGAAGGCGTTGAGAAGATTTCTGACCTGTCGCCGGGCATGGTGCTCGAAGGTGTCGTGACGAACGTGGCTGCGTTTGGCGCGTTTATCGATATCGGCGTGCATCAGGATGGGCTCGTGCATGTGTCGGCGATGTCGACGAAGTTCATCAAGGACCCGCATGAGGTCGTCAGGGCCGGGCAGATCGTCAAGGTGAAGGTGCTTGAGGTCGACGTCAAGCGTCAGCGGATTTCGTTGACCATGCGGATGGATGATGATGTTGCAGCGGGTGCGCCGCAGGAGCGCTCGGCTGGGCGTTCGGGGTCCGGGTCGGCCTCGGGGGCAGGTGCGGGGCGTTCGCAGCAACGCGCGCGTGGGCCGGAACCGGTTAATGCTATGGCGGCGGCTTTTGCCAAGTTGAAACGGTAA